From the Streptomyces nodosus genome, the window GGTGACCATCTTCTCCCCCGAGGACGGCCAGCGGATGGGGCTCGCCGGGATGGTCAACTCGGTCGTGAAGGAATGCGACTTCGACCTCTGGGACAGCAAGCCGACCGAGGCCGCCGCGGTCCTGGCCGGCGACCGGTTCGCCGTCGCCCGCGCCATCACCGGGGCGGAGCTCGGCAAGCTGCCCGAGGACGTCCTGGGGCAGCTGCGCGCCGCCGCGGCGGCCCGGGTCACCCCGACCCTCGGCATCACCGGCACCGGTGGCTCCGGAAAGTCGTCCCTCACGGACGAGCTGGTCCGCCGGTTCCGCGTCGACCAGCAGGACAAGCTGCGGATCGCGGTGATCGCCGTCGACCCCACCCGTCGTCGCGGCGGTGGCGCGCTGCTCGGTGACCGGATCCGGATGAACTCGCTCGACGGGAACCGGGTCTTCTTCCGGAGCCTGGCCACCCGCGGCAGCCGGGAGCTGCCCGAACACCTCCCCGATGTGATCGATGTGGTCAAGGCCGCCGGGTTCGACCTGGTGATCGTGGAGACACCGGGCATCGGTCAGGGCGACGCGGCGATCGTGCCGTATGTGGACACCTCCCTGTATGTGATGACCCCCGAGTTCGGCGCGGCCTCACAGCTGGAGAAGATCGACATGCTCGACTTCGCCGACGTCGTGGCGATCAACAAGTTCGAGCGGCGCGGCGCCAAGGACGCCATGCGCGATGTCGGCCGCCAACTGGTACGCAACCGCGAGGCGTTCGGCAAGCGGCCGGAGGAGATGCCGGTGTTCGGCACCTCGGCCGCCACCTTCCACGACGACGGTGTCACCGCGCTCTACCAGTATCTGCGGGCCGCCCTGGCCGAGAAGGGGCTGCCGCTGGCCGAGGGCACCCTGGCGCCGGTCGAGGTGCGCCACTCGTCCGGTATCCGGCAGGTGGTTCCCGCGGAGCGGGTGCGCTATCTCGCCGAGATCGCCGGCACGGTCCGCGGCTACCACACCGAGACCGGGCTACTGGCCGAGGCCGCCCGGCGGGTGCAGCGTCTGGACCTGGTCAAGGACGAGCTGGACCGGGCCGGTTCCGAACCGGGCGGCGTGGAGTCGCTGCTCGCGGAGGCCCGCAGGCAGCTCCCGCACGACCTCGCGGACCAGATCGCCGGCTGGCCCGCCGTCGTGGCGTCCTACTCCGGTGACGAACAGGTCGTGAAGGTCCGGGACAAGGAGATCCGCACCGCGCTGACCCGTGAGTCCCTCTCGGGCAACAGGATCCCCCGCGTCGCGCTGCCCGCGTTCACGGACCACGGGGAACTGGTGCGGTTCTGGCGCCGGGAGAACCTGCCCGGCTACTTCCCCTTCACCGCCGGTGTGTTCCCGTTCAAGCGGGACGGGGAGGACCCGGCGCGGATGTTCGCCGGAGAGGGCGATCCGTTCCGCACCAACCGGCGGTTCAAGCTGCTCTCCGAGGACCAGCCCGCCACCCGGCTGTCCACCGCGTTCGACTCGGTGACCCTGTACGGCCGTGACCCCGGTGAACGCCCCGACATCTACGGCAAGGTCGGCACCTCCGGCGTCTCGGTCGCGACCCTGGACGACATGAAGGCGCTCTACGACGGCTTCGACCTGGTCGCGCCGACGACCTCGGTGTCGATGACGATCAACGGCCCGGCCCCCGCCGTGCTGGCCTTCTTCCTGAACACCGCCATCGACCAGCAGACGGAGAAGTTCCGCGCCGCCGAGGGCCGAGACCCCTCGCCCGAAGAGGCGGCAGGGCTGCGCGCGCACGCACTCGCCCATGTGCGCGGCACGGTGCAGGCCGACATCCTGAAGGAGGACCAGGGCCAGAACACCTGCCTGTTCTCCACCGAGTTCTCCCTGCGGATGATGGCCGACATCCAGGAGTGGTTCATCGCCCACAAGGTCCGCAACTTCTACTCGGTGTCGATCTCGGGCTACCACATCGCCGAGGCCGGCGCGAACCCGATCAGCCAGCTGGCTTTCACCCTGGCCAACGGATTCACCTATGTAGAGGCCTATCTGGCCCGGGGCATGCACATCGACGACTTCGCCCCCAACCTGTCGTTCTTCTTCTCCAACGGCATGGACCCGGAGTACTCGGTGCTGGGCCGGGTCGCCCGCCGCATCTGGGCCGTCGCGATGAAGGAGAAGTACGGCGCCAACGAGCGGTCCCAGAAGCTGAAGTACCACGTGCAGACCTCCGGACGCTCGCTGCACGCCCAGGAGATGGACTTCAACGACATCCGCACCACCCTCCAGGCGCTGATCGCCATCTACGACAACGCCAACTCGCTGCACACCAACGCCTACGACGAGGCCGTCACCACCCCCACCGAGGAATCGGTCCGCCGGGCCCTGGCGATCCAGCTGATCATCAACCGCGAGTGGGGCCTGGCGATGAACGAGAACCCCCTCCAGGGCTCGTTCATCATCGACCAGCTCACCGATCTGGTGGAGGAGGCGGTGCTCGCCGAGTTCGACCGGATCAACGAACGCGGCGGTGTGCTCGGCGCGATGGAGACCGGCTACCAGCGCGGCCGCATCCAGGACGAGTCCATGCTCTACGAGCAGCGCAAGCACGACGGCAGCCTGCCCATCATCGGTGTCAACACCTTCCGCAACCCCCACGCGGACACCGCCGAGCCCGGCGCCATCGAGCTGGCGCGTGCCACCACGGAGGAGAAGCAGTCCCAGCTGCGGCGCGTCCTCGACTTCCAGGACCACCACCGCGACCAGGCCCATGCCGCGCTGGCGGCCCTGAGGGACGCGGCCGTCAGCGGCCGCAACGCGTTCGCCGTCCTCATGGACGCGGCCCGGGTCTGCTCGCTCCAGCAGATCACGGAGGCGTTCTTCGAGGTGGGCGGCCAGTACCGCCGCAACGTCTGACCGGTCCGGCCGACGGCCGCCGCCCGCACCCCGCTCCGCAGTGAGCGGGGTGCGGCGTCCGTTGCCCGGGAAACTCCGCGCAACCCCTATGTGCCGGCGTGCCCGGTCCAGTTGACTGGAACGAAGCGCCGAGACCGTCTCCGGAGGGGGAGCCACGTGAGTTTCGGGGGACAGGATCCGTATCAGCCGCCGTGGCCGCCGAACAGCGGACCCTATCCACCGCCGCCACCGCCGCCACCGCCGAACACCGGACCGTATCCACCGCCGCCAACGCCGGGTCCGGGACCGTACGGCCCTCCGCCCGGGTGGGGGCCGCCCTACGTCCCGCCCCAGCCGGTTCCGTTCCCGTACGGTCCGCCGCTTCCCCGCCCCTCCTTCTGGCAGCGGCTGCGCCACGACGAATGGCCGACGCTCGGTCAGGCTCTCAGGGGTGGACGGCACCGGATCCACGGGTGTGTGTGGGCGGTGATCCTTTTCCCGTGCACCTGGATGGTGACCCTGCCGTTGCTGACGGGCTACGCGGTGCTCCGGTCGGCCCGCACCAGGGCACGGCGGATCTTCCCGACGGGGCACCGCCGCATCATGGACCCGGAGGTGATGCGGGTGCAGCGGGTGCGCGCCTGGACCGCTGTCGTCGTCTCGTTGTTCATTCTGCTCGTGTACGGCAAGCCGGACGACTTCACCGAGGCCCAGACGCAGTTCTGGCTGCGGCCGGTCATCACCCCGTGGCTGCTCCTGTTCAGCGCCCCCGCCGTGGTAGCGGTGCTCTACGCGTCGGCCTCGCCGGAAGCGAAGCGGGCCATGCGGCCGTGCCTGCGCCGTGCCGGGCGGTCGGCGCTGTGGTACGTCGGCGTGGTCACCCTGATCCCACTGCTCTTCGTGGGGTGTGTCCTGACCTTGACGGCGGTGGAGCGCAATCCGGCCGAACTGTTCTATCTGGTGCCCTTCCTCTACCTCGCCGTGCTCATCGGCATGGTCTGGGCCGTGCTGTTCCTCGTGTTCGCCTCCGGCTCCGCCGTACGCAGCGGGTTCAACACCTCGGAGGTGCACGCCGCGCTGCCCGCGCTCCTGACCGGCCTCCTGGTCTGGGAGCTGACGGGCATCAGCCTGGCGATGGGCGGCCTGCCGCCGGGTCCGCCGCTGATCCGGATCGCGGCCCTGGTCGGCGGTCCCGCCTCGGTGACCGCCGTCGCCTGGTGGGAGATCCACCGGCTGCGCACCCGCCACGGGGTGACGCTGCGTGCCTAGCACCCCGACGGGCACTGTGTACGCGGAAAGCTCGCGGGACAGCTCCCCCGGAAGACTCGGACCAGCTGTACCAAGTCTCCCGGGGGACGGGTGGGGCCGATCGGGACGT encodes:
- the icmF gene encoding fused isobutyryl-CoA mutase/GTPase IcmF, encoding MSDLHRPVHPVRLVTASALFDGHDASINIMRRIFQSQGAEVIHLGHNRSVQEVVDAALEEDAHGVAVSSYQGGHIEYFEYLVESLRAQGADHIHVVGGGGGVIVPDEITRLRRSGVTIFSPEDGQRMGLAGMVNSVVKECDFDLWDSKPTEAAAVLAGDRFAVARAITGAELGKLPEDVLGQLRAAAAARVTPTLGITGTGGSGKSSLTDELVRRFRVDQQDKLRIAVIAVDPTRRRGGGALLGDRIRMNSLDGNRVFFRSLATRGSRELPEHLPDVIDVVKAAGFDLVIVETPGIGQGDAAIVPYVDTSLYVMTPEFGAASQLEKIDMLDFADVVAINKFERRGAKDAMRDVGRQLVRNREAFGKRPEEMPVFGTSAATFHDDGVTALYQYLRAALAEKGLPLAEGTLAPVEVRHSSGIRQVVPAERVRYLAEIAGTVRGYHTETGLLAEAARRVQRLDLVKDELDRAGSEPGGVESLLAEARRQLPHDLADQIAGWPAVVASYSGDEQVVKVRDKEIRTALTRESLSGNRIPRVALPAFTDHGELVRFWRRENLPGYFPFTAGVFPFKRDGEDPARMFAGEGDPFRTNRRFKLLSEDQPATRLSTAFDSVTLYGRDPGERPDIYGKVGTSGVSVATLDDMKALYDGFDLVAPTTSVSMTINGPAPAVLAFFLNTAIDQQTEKFRAAEGRDPSPEEAAGLRAHALAHVRGTVQADILKEDQGQNTCLFSTEFSLRMMADIQEWFIAHKVRNFYSVSISGYHIAEAGANPISQLAFTLANGFTYVEAYLARGMHIDDFAPNLSFFFSNGMDPEYSVLGRVARRIWAVAMKEKYGANERSQKLKYHVQTSGRSLHAQEMDFNDIRTTLQALIAIYDNANSLHTNAYDEAVTTPTEESVRRALAIQLIINREWGLAMNENPLQGSFIIDQLTDLVEEAVLAEFDRINERGGVLGAMETGYQRGRIQDESMLYEQRKHDGSLPIIGVNTFRNPHADTAEPGAIELARATTEEKQSQLRRVLDFQDHHRDQAHAALAALRDAAVSGRNAFAVLMDAARVCSLQQITEAFFEVGGQYRRNV